The following coding sequences are from one Streptomyces sp. NBC_01485 window:
- a CDS encoding GAF domain-containing protein: MSYDPPRPAGRLLLTPEDKEAPARTRRLRRLGLGERPEPALDAFADRLAEVTGAPYAMVNFLDEERQFFAGLHTPAGGRAARGGKPEMGRRLPRDYGYCPHVVVRRKALVLEDVGDYPRFAGNPVVDEYGIRSYLGAPLIDTTGMVLGTVCVADLAPRPWGKAGLETIKATAADLVGQLRWREADEFLAP, from the coding sequence ATGAGCTACGACCCGCCGCGCCCGGCCGGTCGTCTGCTGCTCACCCCGGAGGACAAGGAAGCTCCCGCCCGCACCCGGAGGCTGCGCCGACTCGGCCTCGGGGAACGGCCGGAGCCCGCCCTTGACGCCTTCGCGGACCGCCTCGCCGAGGTGACCGGAGCGCCGTACGCCATGGTCAACTTCCTTGACGAGGAACGGCAGTTCTTCGCCGGGCTGCACACCCCGGCCGGCGGCCGGGCGGCCCGTGGCGGCAAGCCCGAGATGGGCCGCCGGCTGCCCCGCGACTACGGCTACTGCCCGCACGTCGTCGTCCGGCGCAAGGCACTCGTCCTGGAGGACGTGGGCGACTACCCGCGCTTCGCGGGCAACCCGGTCGTCGACGAGTACGGCATCCGCTCCTACCTCGGCGCCCCGCTCATCGACACGACCGGCATGGTGCTGGGCACGGTGTGCGTCGCCGACCTCGCGCCCCGGCCCTGGGGGAAGGCCGGCCTGGAGACCATCAAGGCGACGGCCGCCGACCTCGTCGGACAACTGCGCTGGCGGGAGGCCGACGAGTTCCTCGCGCCGTGA
- a CDS encoding GPP34 family phosphoprotein, translating to MTTARDLMIVVMDVTPMRPVGQGDLSLALAGAEAIDLVTTGAVALDGDLLVPGPPTAPDDPLLDVAASSLVRAAPYESVEDWLWRRGRGLASAYATRLEADGLAVRPRLRRLRVRSGRPEPVDSPDRRHATERWTADEPVLAALAAAVGLREEPADGFTDLPDDDAVETVLAAVGDALAELEAVRQRRSIEDAAFDNIWRAP from the coding sequence ATGACCACAGCACGGGACCTGATGATCGTCGTGATGGACGTGACGCCCATGCGTCCCGTCGGGCAGGGCGATCTGTCGCTCGCCCTCGCGGGCGCCGAGGCGATCGATCTGGTCACGACCGGCGCGGTCGCCCTCGACGGCGACCTCCTCGTGCCCGGCCCGCCGACCGCGCCGGACGACCCCCTCCTGGACGTGGCCGCGTCGTCGCTCGTACGGGCGGCGCCGTACGAGTCGGTCGAGGACTGGCTGTGGCGCCGCGGCCGTGGCCTCGCCTCGGCCTATGCCACCCGGCTGGAGGCGGACGGGCTGGCCGTCCGGCCACGCCTGCGCCGGCTGCGCGTCCGGTCCGGGCGGCCGGAGCCCGTCGACTCTCCGGACCGCCGCCACGCCACCGAGCGCTGGACGGCGGACGAGCCGGTCCTCGCCGCGCTGGCCGCCGCCGTCGGTCTGCGCGAGGAACCGGCCGACGGCTTTACCGATCTGCCCGACGACGACGCGGTCGAGACGGTCCTGGCGGCGGTCGGCGACGCGCTGGCGGAACTGGAGGCCGTACGGCAACGGCGCTCCATCGAGGACGCGGCCTTCGACAACATCTGGCGGGCCCCCTGA
- a CDS encoding DUF742 domain-containing protein, which yields MMAAGDGPWLDDAAGRLVRPFTVSNGRTKPSVALDLMSQVRATGATPLGYLGPEHATALDLTRVPVSVAEIAAHLKLPAAVTKVLLSDLLDCGALTTKPPEFHHNPTDRALLEAVLDGLRRQL from the coding sequence GTGATGGCGGCCGGCGACGGGCCCTGGCTCGACGACGCGGCCGGACGGCTGGTGCGCCCGTTCACGGTCAGCAACGGCCGGACCAAGCCCAGCGTCGCCCTCGATCTCATGTCGCAGGTGAGAGCCACCGGGGCGACCCCCCTCGGCTACCTCGGCCCCGAACACGCGACCGCGCTCGACCTGACCCGGGTACCCGTGTCGGTCGCCGAGATCGCGGCCCATCTGAAGCTCCCGGCAGCGGTCACCAAAGTGCTGCTGTCGGACCTCCTCGACTGCGGGGCGCTGACCACCAAGCCCCCCGAGTTCCACCACAACCCCACCGACCGGGCCCTACTGGAGGCAGTGCTCGATGGACTACGACGACAGCTCTGA
- a CDS encoding LysR family transcriptional regulator: MIEARRLHILRAVADHRTVTAAAAALYLTPSAVSQQLAALEQETGHRLVERSAKGVRLTPAGEILLSHTNAVLAQLERAEAELAAYSSGAAGTVTVAAFATGIAQVVAPAVTRLARLAPGIRIRVQDAEGDASLPMVLDRQVDVAVAVEYRGAPTADDPRLTHVPLYAEPFDAVVPVAHRLADAPEVPLAELAKDPWIGPYPGNPCHEVVVLACENAGFQPRLEHSSDDFRAVVALASADAGVALVPRSALRGMDLTGVVVRPVDGVAPTRRVFAAVRRGAEEHPLIRPVLDALGEAART; the protein is encoded by the coding sequence ATGATCGAAGCGCGGCGGCTCCACATCCTCCGTGCGGTGGCCGACCACCGCACCGTGACGGCGGCTGCCGCCGCGCTGTACCTCACCCCGTCCGCCGTCTCCCAGCAGCTCGCCGCCCTGGAGCAGGAGACGGGCCACCGGCTGGTCGAGCGCAGCGCCAAGGGCGTACGGCTGACCCCGGCCGGCGAGATCCTGCTCAGCCACACCAACGCCGTCCTGGCCCAACTGGAACGGGCCGAGGCGGAACTCGCCGCGTACAGCTCGGGCGCGGCCGGCACGGTCACGGTCGCGGCGTTCGCGACGGGCATCGCGCAGGTCGTAGCACCCGCGGTGACCCGTCTCGCGCGACTGGCGCCCGGCATCCGCATCCGCGTCCAGGACGCCGAGGGCGACGCCAGCCTGCCGATGGTGCTCGACCGGCAGGTCGACGTCGCCGTCGCCGTCGAGTACCGCGGGGCCCCGACCGCCGACGACCCGCGCCTCACCCATGTCCCGCTGTACGCCGAGCCCTTCGACGCGGTCGTCCCGGTCGCCCACCGCCTGGCCGACGCCCCCGAGGTCCCGCTCGCGGAGCTGGCCAAGGACCCCTGGATCGGCCCATACCCCGGCAACCCCTGCCACGAGGTGGTCGTCCTGGCCTGCGAGAACGCCGGCTTCCAGCCCCGTCTGGAACACTCCTCCGACGACTTCCGCGCCGTCGTGGCCCTCGCGTCGGCCGACGCGGGCGTCGCCCTCGTACCCCGCTCGGCGCTGCGCGGCATGGACCTGACGGGAGTGGTCGTCCGGCCGGTCGACGGGGTGGCCCCGACCCGCCGCGTCTTCGCGGCCGTACGACGGGGAGCGGAGGAGCACCCACTGATCCGCCCGGTGCTGGACGCACTGGGCGAGGCGGCCCGGACGTGA
- the tdh gene encoding L-threonine 3-dehydrogenase, whose protein sequence is MKALVKEKAEPGLWLVDVPEPAVGPGDVLIKVLRTGICGTDLHIRSWDGWARQAIRTPLVLGHEFVGEVAGTGRDVVDIQVGDRVSGEGHLVCGRCRNCLAGRRHLCRATVGLGVGRDGAFAEYVVLPAANVWVHRVPVDLDVAAIFDPFGNAVHTALSFPLVGEDVLITGAGPIGLMAAAVARHAGARNVVVTDVSEERLELARKIGVSLALNVSERQIADGQRELGLREGFDIGLEMSGRPEAMRDMIANMTHGGRIAMLGLPAAEFAVDWARIVTSMITIKGIYGREMFETWYAMTVLLEGGLDLAPVITGRYGYRDFEAAFADAASGRGGKVILDWTL, encoded by the coding sequence TTGAAGGCGCTGGTCAAGGAGAAGGCGGAGCCCGGGCTGTGGCTCGTGGACGTCCCGGAGCCCGCCGTCGGGCCCGGTGACGTACTGATCAAGGTGCTGCGCACCGGCATCTGCGGCACCGATCTGCACATCCGGTCCTGGGACGGCTGGGCGCGGCAGGCGATCCGCACCCCGCTCGTGCTCGGGCACGAGTTCGTCGGCGAGGTCGCCGGGACGGGCCGTGACGTCGTAGACATCCAGGTGGGGGACCGGGTCAGCGGCGAGGGGCACCTCGTCTGCGGCAGGTGCCGCAACTGTCTCGCCGGTCGCCGCCATCTGTGCCGGGCCACCGTGGGCCTCGGCGTCGGGCGCGACGGGGCCTTCGCGGAGTACGTGGTCCTGCCGGCCGCCAATGTCTGGGTGCACCGCGTCCCCGTCGACCTCGACGTGGCGGCGATCTTCGACCCGTTCGGCAACGCCGTGCACACCGCCCTGTCCTTCCCGCTCGTCGGCGAGGACGTGCTGATCACCGGCGCCGGACCGATCGGGCTGATGGCCGCCGCCGTCGCCCGGCACGCCGGCGCCCGCAACGTCGTCGTCACCGACGTCAGCGAGGAGCGGCTGGAGCTGGCCCGCAAGATCGGCGTCAGTCTCGCGCTGAATGTGTCGGAGCGTCAGATCGCCGACGGGCAGCGGGAGTTGGGGCTGCGTGAGGGCTTCGACATCGGCCTGGAGATGTCCGGCCGGCCGGAGGCGATGCGCGACATGATCGCGAACATGACGCACGGCGGCCGGATCGCGATGCTGGGCCTGCCGGCCGCCGAGTTCGCCGTCGACTGGGCGCGGATCGTCACCTCGATGATCACCATCAAGGGCATCTACGGCCGGGAGATGTTCGAGACCTGGTACGCGATGACGGTCCTGCTCGAAGGCGGCCTCGACCTCGCGCCCGTGATCACCGGCCGGTACGGCTACCGCGACTTCGAGGCGGCCTTCGCGGACGCGGCGAGCGGCCGCGGCGGCAAGGTCATCCTCGACTGGACTCTGTAA
- a CDS encoding roadblock/LC7 domain-containing protein — MASDAPTTGHVSDLDWLMSGLVQRVPHTTSAVLLSCDGLVKSVHGLDHDSADHMAALASGLYSLGRSAGIRFGDGGDVRQVVVELDATLLFVTTAGSGTCLAVLAGREADAAVLGYEMAMLVKSVRPYLMTAPRQYAVEPSVMGP; from the coding sequence ATGGCGAGCGACGCACCGACGACCGGCCATGTATCCGATCTCGACTGGCTGATGAGCGGCCTCGTGCAGCGTGTACCGCACACCACGAGCGCGGTGCTGCTCTCCTGCGACGGGCTGGTGAAGTCGGTCCACGGCCTCGACCACGACAGCGCCGACCACATGGCGGCCCTGGCCTCCGGCCTCTACTCCCTCGGCCGCAGCGCCGGCATCCGGTTCGGCGACGGCGGGGACGTACGGCAGGTCGTCGTCGAACTCGACGCGACGCTCCTGTTCGTCACCACCGCGGGCTCCGGCACGTGTCTCGCCGTACTCGCCGGACGCGAGGCCGACGCGGCCGTGCTCGGTTACGAGATGGCGATGCTCGTGAAGAGCGTCCGGCCGTATCTCATGACCGCGCCCCGGCAGTACGCCGTCGAACCGTCGGTGATGGGACCTTGA
- a CDS encoding MmcQ/YjbR family DNA-binding protein: MPDAEDVRRIALSLPDTTEKIAWSMPTFRVAGKMFATLPEEETSLAVRCPKEERDELVLAEPGKFWIADHEAHFAWVRARLAALDDEDELRDILTDSWRQAASPRLLEAYPDLGAATGD; this comes from the coding sequence ATGCCGGACGCCGAAGATGTACGCCGTATCGCCCTGTCCCTGCCGGACACCACGGAGAAGATCGCCTGGAGCATGCCCACCTTCCGGGTCGCGGGGAAGATGTTCGCCACGCTGCCCGAGGAGGAGACCTCCCTCGCCGTGCGCTGCCCCAAGGAGGAGCGCGACGAACTGGTGCTCGCCGAGCCCGGGAAGTTCTGGATCGCCGACCACGAGGCTCACTTCGCGTGGGTGCGCGCCCGGCTGGCCGCCCTGGACGACGAGGACGAACTGCGCGACATCCTCACCGACTCCTGGCGGCAGGCAGCCTCGCCGCGCCTGCTGGAGGCGTACCCGGACCTGGGCGCGGCCACGGGGGACTGA
- a CDS encoding GTP-binding protein has product MDYDDSSEYGEHRNYGDHDKHGDHDDYGAQGDYGTHGDYGAHEGRSDPFPTALKILVAGGFGVGKTTFVGAVSEIAPLSTEELLTTVSAATDNLDGIENKVETTVAMDFGRITLDPDHVLYLFGTPGQERFWFMWDELSEGALGAVILADTRRLEECFAAVDFFEERGLSFIIAVNEFDGSHRYAPEEVRAAIDLDPDVPIVRCDARISASGVQTLLTLVKHLIAHAPAAPQPSRGAHM; this is encoded by the coding sequence ATGGACTACGACGACAGCTCTGAGTACGGCGAGCACCGCAACTACGGCGACCATGACAAGCACGGAGATCACGACGACTACGGCGCTCAAGGCGACTACGGGACTCACGGCGACTACGGCGCTCACGAAGGGCGTTCCGACCCCTTCCCCACGGCCCTGAAGATCCTGGTCGCGGGCGGTTTCGGGGTCGGCAAGACGACCTTCGTCGGCGCGGTGAGCGAGATCGCGCCGCTGAGCACGGAGGAACTGCTCACCACGGTCAGTGCCGCCACCGACAACCTCGACGGCATCGAGAACAAGGTCGAGACGACCGTCGCCATGGACTTCGGCCGTATCACCCTCGACCCGGACCACGTCCTCTACCTGTTCGGCACACCCGGCCAGGAGCGGTTCTGGTTCATGTGGGACGAACTGTCCGAGGGCGCCCTCGGCGCGGTCATCCTCGCCGACACCCGCCGCCTGGAGGAGTGCTTCGCCGCCGTCGACTTCTTCGAGGAACGCGGCCTGTCCTTCATCATCGCCGTCAACGAGTTCGACGGCTCCCACCGCTACGCCCCCGAGGAGGTACGCGCCGCCATCGACCTGGACCCGGACGTCCCCATCGTGCGCTGCGACGCCCGGATCTCCGCGTCCGGCGTCCAGACCCTGCTCACCCTCGTCAAACACCTCATCGCCCACGCACCGGCCGCACCTCAGCCGAGCCGCGGCGCCCACATGTGA
- a CDS encoding glycine C-acetyltransferase has translation MFDSVRDDLRATLDEIRAAGLHKPERVIGSPQSATVAVTSGGRPGEVLNFCANNYLGLADHPEVIAAAHEALDRWGYGMASVRFICGTQEVHKELEARLSAFLGQEDTILYSSCFDANGGVFETLLGPEDAVISDALNHASIIDGIRLSKARRLRYANRDLADLEQQLKDASDARRRLVVTDGVFSMDGYVAPLAEICDLADRYDAMVMVDDSHAVGFVGPGGRGTPELHGVMDRVDIITGTLGKALGGASGGYVAARAEIVALLRQRSRPYLFSNTLAPVIAAASLKVLDLLESAGELREKLASNTALFRRRMTDEGFDILPGDHAIAPVMIGDASKAGRMAELLLERGVYVIGFSYPVVPQGQARIRVQLSAAHSTPDVNRAVDAFIAARAELAAEAELRESAG, from the coding sequence ATGTTCGACTCCGTGCGCGACGACCTGCGCGCCACCCTCGACGAGATCCGCGCCGCCGGTCTGCACAAGCCCGAACGGGTCATCGGCAGCCCGCAGTCCGCGACCGTCGCCGTCACCTCGGGCGGCCGGCCCGGCGAGGTCCTCAACTTCTGCGCCAACAACTACCTCGGCCTCGCCGACCACCCCGAGGTGATCGCCGCCGCCCACGAGGCCCTCGACCGCTGGGGCTACGGCATGGCGTCCGTACGCTTCATCTGCGGCACGCAGGAGGTGCACAAGGAGCTGGAGGCGCGGCTGTCGGCGTTCCTCGGCCAGGAGGACACGATCCTGTACTCCTCCTGCTTCGACGCGAACGGCGGTGTCTTCGAGACCCTCCTCGGCCCCGAGGACGCGGTGATCTCCGACGCCCTCAACCACGCCTCGATCATCGACGGCATCCGCCTCTCCAAGGCCCGCCGCCTGCGCTATGCCAACCGTGATCTCGCGGACCTGGAACAGCAGTTGAAGGACGCGTCCGACGCGCGCCGCCGACTGGTCGTCACCGACGGCGTCTTCTCCATGGACGGCTATGTGGCGCCCCTCGCCGAGATCTGCGACCTCGCCGACCGTTACGACGCCATGGTCATGGTCGACGACTCGCACGCCGTCGGCTTCGTCGGCCCCGGCGGCCGCGGCACCCCCGAGCTGCACGGGGTGATGGACCGCGTCGACATCATCACCGGCACCCTGGGCAAGGCGCTGGGCGGGGCGTCCGGCGGTTACGTCGCCGCGCGCGCCGAGATCGTGGCCCTGCTGCGCCAGCGCTCCCGCCCGTACCTCTTCTCCAACACCCTGGCCCCGGTCATCGCCGCGGCGTCGCTCAAGGTCCTGGACCTGCTCGAGTCGGCGGGGGAGCTGCGCGAGAAGCTGGCGTCGAACACGGCCCTGTTCCGCCGCCGGATGACGGACGAGGGTTTCGACATCCTCCCCGGCGACCACGCCATCGCCCCCGTCATGATCGGCGACGCGTCGAAGGCGGGGCGGATGGCCGAGCTGCTGCTGGAGCGGGGGGTGTACGTGATCGGCTTCTCCTACCCGGTCGTCCCGCAGGGCCAGGCCCGCATCCGCGTCCAGCTCTCCGCCGCGCACTCCACCCCGGACGTGAACCGGGCGGTGGACGCCTTCATCGCGGCCCGCGCGGAGCTGGCGGCCGAAGCGGAGCTGAGGGAATCGGCGGGCTGA
- a CDS encoding acyl-CoA dehydrogenase family protein — MEFAYSAQQIELKRRARDLVKKLMAYEDECERDGGLSPGSRVEIRRIVLDSGFPAMNTPVAWGGAGLNWIQQVVVEEEFGRLTNGLWAAVWRPTAAAVTRCTPEQRERYLLPEIRGERFGARAITEPEAGSDPRRIATTAVRTDRGYRISGEKWFVTLGDIADYFLLLAMVPPDNTPTMFLVDRDRPGVELTDTPRYTHNFAYEHPNFTFTDVEVGPDAVLGAVGEGFLLTQETFFEERILVAAHAVGAADRALGHAVDWARTRNQGGDRVIRHQLIQGMLADSAIDIAVNRTFVHQLAWEIDRGGDAKTLNAKVAMAKISATEAAGRVADRAVQIFGGRGYLRSNPVERIYRDVRVDRIWMGTSEIQRIMVANEIDKRGLSGLIHFSGSAEADR; from the coding sequence ATGGAATTCGCCTATTCCGCGCAACAGATCGAACTCAAGCGCCGGGCCAGGGACCTGGTGAAGAAACTGATGGCCTACGAGGACGAGTGCGAACGCGACGGCGGGCTTTCGCCGGGCAGCCGCGTGGAGATCAGGCGTATCGTCCTGGACAGCGGTTTCCCCGCCATGAACACCCCCGTCGCCTGGGGTGGCGCGGGGCTGAACTGGATACAGCAGGTCGTGGTGGAGGAGGAGTTCGGGCGCCTCACGAACGGGCTGTGGGCCGCCGTGTGGAGGCCGACCGCTGCCGCTGTGACACGCTGCACCCCCGAGCAGCGTGAACGGTATCTCCTCCCCGAGATCCGCGGCGAGCGATTCGGGGCCAGGGCGATCACGGAGCCGGAGGCGGGTTCCGACCCGCGGCGCATCGCCACGACCGCGGTGCGCACCGACCGCGGCTACCGCATCAGCGGCGAGAAGTGGTTCGTCACCCTCGGAGACATCGCCGACTACTTCCTCTTACTCGCGATGGTCCCACCGGACAACACGCCGACGATGTTCCTGGTGGACCGTGACAGGCCGGGCGTGGAACTGACTGATACCCCGCGCTACACCCACAACTTCGCCTACGAGCATCCGAACTTCACCTTCACGGATGTCGAGGTCGGCCCCGACGCCGTGCTGGGAGCGGTGGGCGAGGGTTTCCTGCTGACCCAGGAGACGTTCTTCGAGGAGCGGATCCTGGTGGCAGCGCACGCGGTCGGCGCCGCCGACAGAGCACTCGGCCATGCCGTGGACTGGGCCCGTACGCGCAACCAGGGCGGCGACCGCGTCATCAGGCACCAGCTGATCCAGGGCATGCTGGCCGACTCGGCCATCGACATCGCGGTGAACCGTACGTTCGTGCACCAGCTGGCCTGGGAGATCGACCGTGGCGGCGACGCCAAGACGCTCAATGCCAAGGTCGCCATGGCGAAGATCTCGGCGACGGAGGCGGCGGGCCGGGTGGCGGACCGTGCGGTCCAGATCTTCGGCGGCCGCGGATACCTGCGCAGCAATCCGGTGGAGCGGATCTACCGCGACGTGCGAGTCGACCGGATCTGGATGGGAACATCGGAGATCCAACGGATCATGGTGGCCAACGAGATCGACAAGCGCGGCCTGTCCGGCCTGATCCACTTCTCAGGCTCGGCGGAGGCCGACCGATGA
- a CDS encoding sensor histidine kinase, whose product MSHLRAPATRADRREGGRHGRPVARTAPAPAETHIRPQLLRLAVLPPTAVALSACAVVLFTVRSTGVRPGPTLWAVLAGAVAVTGVGIVIAAVAADRAARSVSDRVAALRRGSARGEADLRAVIEALRRGEVPPQRTSRGGPPAHDADDFELLAADLARSHDGAVTAVVQAAQLSSQAGSEQKLEVFVNLARRLQSLVHREISILDELENEIEDPDLLKGLFHVDHLATRIRRHAENLAVLGGAVSRRQWSNPVCMTEVLRSAIAEVEQYSRVKLVPPIDGELRGHAVADVIHLLAELVENATVFSAPHTQVLLRANLVTSGLAVEVEDRGLGMPVEEQARMNALLADPDQVNVGRLLADGRIGLFVVSQLARRHGIRVRLQSNIYGGVQAVLVVPQALLGSPPGIPGAAQQGPDTDGTGFPLAPTTTNSPRPVLPPVPHPTPGTAPTAAHAPAPAHPQGPRNTAGGGRRRAPAQSPDTTDTGNSPVLPRTRADVGTDPARSPLPGRTRDTTRTGWPSPQATPDAAVPEGPAQTQGAGDTGESRGSARLQGAGDAGGPQGSVPVHGTPDVVWSSFQGADDVSLSPGSAQRQGVAEAGRSHDSAHVRGSADVGQSFGSTWVRGSTAPGTSTATSTALPEEGRSISDTGQFSALPQRQPQQPEMRPQPEMQSQSPSEPQTQHTPASGVPFVSSRPQGVSDVTRADAPRTDTPHANGRRPAPLPVRGARETRPNPSEAVPGVRGGDRHVVEENEGIAPTPRVGAVRGTMGKPQLPRRRAQEHIVPQLRGGPAPRQDTEQPAAHDPGLMAAFQRGIGLAEAQQSLEGDVTDPPPHPLPYPAYGAQDGLDLPGTDQPTARHDGSTPAG is encoded by the coding sequence ATGTCTCACCTCCGCGCACCCGCCACACGCGCAGACCGCCGCGAGGGCGGGCGGCACGGGCGGCCGGTCGCCCGCACCGCACCAGCGCCGGCCGAGACACACATACGGCCCCAGTTGCTGCGGCTCGCCGTGCTCCCCCCGACCGCGGTCGCCCTCAGCGCCTGCGCGGTCGTCCTGTTCACCGTGCGCTCCACCGGCGTCCGGCCCGGCCCGACCCTGTGGGCGGTGCTGGCCGGCGCGGTCGCGGTGACCGGCGTCGGCATCGTGATCGCCGCCGTGGCCGCCGACAGAGCCGCCCGCTCCGTCAGCGACCGCGTCGCGGCCCTGCGCCGGGGCAGCGCGCGCGGCGAGGCCGACCTGCGGGCCGTCATCGAGGCGCTGCGCCGCGGCGAGGTCCCGCCCCAGCGCACCTCGCGCGGCGGCCCGCCCGCCCACGACGCCGACGACTTCGAACTGCTCGCCGCCGACCTGGCCCGGTCTCACGACGGGGCCGTCACCGCCGTCGTACAGGCCGCGCAGTTGTCCAGCCAGGCCGGCAGCGAACAGAAGCTGGAGGTCTTCGTCAACCTCGCGCGGCGCCTTCAGTCCCTGGTGCACCGCGAGATCTCGATCCTCGACGAGCTGGAGAACGAGATCGAGGACCCCGACCTGCTCAAGGGCCTCTTCCACGTCGACCACCTCGCCACCCGCATCCGCCGCCACGCCGAGAACCTCGCCGTCCTCGGCGGGGCCGTCTCCCGGCGCCAGTGGAGCAACCCGGTCTGTATGACCGAGGTGCTGCGCTCCGCCATCGCCGAGGTCGAGCAGTACTCGCGGGTCAAACTCGTCCCGCCCATCGACGGCGAACTGCGCGGGCACGCCGTCGCCGACGTCATCCACCTCCTGGCCGAACTCGTCGAGAACGCCACGGTGTTCTCCGCCCCGCACACCCAGGTGCTGCTGCGCGCCAACCTCGTCACCTCCGGGCTCGCCGTCGAGGTCGAGGACCGCGGCCTCGGCATGCCCGTCGAGGAGCAGGCCCGGATGAACGCCCTGCTCGCCGACCCCGACCAGGTCAACGTCGGCCGCCTGCTGGCCGACGGCCGCATCGGCCTGTTCGTCGTCTCCCAGCTCGCCCGCCGGCACGGCATCCGGGTCCGCCTCCAGTCCAACATCTACGGCGGCGTCCAGGCCGTCCTGGTCGTCCCGCAGGCCCTGCTGGGCTCGCCGCCCGGCATCCCCGGAGCCGCACAACAGGGCCCGGACACCGACGGCACCGGCTTCCCCCTGGCCCCCACCACAACCAACTCGCCCCGCCCCGTCCTGCCACCCGTCCCCCACCCCACCCCCGGGACGGCACCTACGGCGGCCCATGCCCCCGCTCCCGCACACCCGCAAGGCCCCCGAAACACCGCAGGCGGAGGCCGACGGCGGGCACCGGCACAGTCACCGGACACGACGGACACGGGCAACTCCCCGGTCCTGCCCCGGACGCGAGCGGATGTGGGCACCGACCCGGCCAGGTCACCGTTGCCGGGCCGGACACGGGACACCACGCGCACGGGCTGGCCCTCACCCCAAGCCACTCCCGACGCAGCCGTCCCGGAGGGCCCGGCTCAGACCCAGGGCGCCGGTGACACGGGTGAGTCGCGGGGTTCGGCTCGGTTGCAGGGCGCCGGCGATGCGGGCGGGCCGCAGGGTTCGGTGCCGGTGCACGGCACCCCGGATGTGGTCTGGTCTTCGTTCCAGGGCGCCGACGACGTAAGCCTGTCGCCGGGCTCGGCTCAGCGGCAGGGCGTTGCCGAAGCGGGCCGTTCGCACGACTCGGCTCACGTGCGCGGCAGCGCCGACGTGGGCCAGTCGTTCGGCTCGACGTGGGTGCGGGGCTCCACGGCCCCCGGCACCTCCACCGCCACCTCCACCGCCTTGCCGGAAGAGGGGCGGAGCATCTCGGACACGGGCCAGTTCTCGGCCTTGCCGCAGCGGCAGCCGCAGCAGCCAGAGATGCGGCCGCAGCCAGAGATGCAGTCGCAGTCGCCGTCGGAGCCGCAGACGCAGCACACGCCCGCCTCCGGGGTGCCCTTCGTCTCCTCGCGGCCTCAGGGAGTCTCGGACGTCACCCGTGCGGATGCCCCTCGTACGGACACACCCCATGCGAACGGGCGCCGACCCGCACCCCTACCCGTCCGCGGCGCACGCGAGACGCGGCCCAACCCGTCGGAGGCCGTGCCCGGTGTCCGGGGCGGCGACCGGCATGTCGTCGAGGAGAACGAGGGCATCGCACCCACCCCACGCGTCGGCGCCGTGCGCGGCACCATGGGCAAGCCCCAACTGCCCCGCCGCCGCGCCCAGGAGCACATCGTCCCCCAACTGCGCGGCGGTCCGGCCCCACGGCAGGACACCGAGCAGCCCGCCGCCCACGACCCCGGCCTGATGGCCGCCTTCCAGCGGGGCATCGGCCTGGCCGAGGCCCAGCAGAGCCTGGAGGGGGACGTCACGGACCCGCCCCCGCACCCGCTGCCGTACCCGGCGTACGGCGCGCAGGACGGGCTGGACCTGCCCGGTACCGATCAACCCACCGCCCGGCACGACGGGAGCACACCAGCCGGATGA